Part of the Phocoena phocoena chromosome 8, mPhoPho1.1, whole genome shotgun sequence genome, ctgtgctatacagtaggaccttttagCTTATCTGATACGGTCTCACACTTAAAAGACATTGATGTACAAGAATTTGGTTTTATGGAGAGGTTTCCCCAGGGAAGAAAAGAACACAATCATCTGAATAATTGTTTGTGCCAGACCCCACGTAAACCCATTTTATCTTAATGGGAACCTTACGATAACCAGTTGAGATGGGTGTTAGTGCCCCATTTCAGATGGGAAACCTGAGGGTCAGGGGGTTGTGTACCTTGACTTGACATCACACAGTTAACTAAAGAGAGAATCACTCAGAGGCAGCATGACTCAGGTGTGCCAAAGTCCATATTCTGCCCATACCACCTTATAATTCCATTATCTAGCCCCTCCTTATGACATATGGAATTTAGGAATAACTGTGCCCATTGTCTGCTTATAAGGTGCACTTATCAGAAAAAGACAATATAATGTATTGGTTGAGAACATggtctctggagccagactgcctggattcaaattctgactATGcttcttattagctgtgtgaccttgggccagttactcagcctctctgtgcctcagattcctAGGGccaataatagtatttatttcaacctcttgttgtgaagattaaatggatTGATATGTGAAAGGTATTTAAAATAGTGCTGGCACATAATTCCTTCTATCCAAGTGTTAATATTATTCAGGTTTTATGTTGTCTCTACCATGGTATGGCTTAGGATAGAATGTTCCACTCTCTGTTAGGAAGGCAGCATGTCAAGGCATCCCCTCTTTAGAGCAGGCTTCACATCTTTATCCCTCAGGCTGTAGATCAGAGGGTTCAGCATGGGGATGATCACTGTGTAGAAGACAGACACGACCTCGTTCTGTTCCATGGAACTGTGAGAGCTTGGCTGTGCATACATGAAGGTGATGGTGCCATAGAAGAGGCAGATGACTGCGAGGTGAGAGGCACAGGTGGAGAGTGCTTTGCTCTGAGCCTTGAGGGAATGCATCCTGCAGATAGTCACCAGGCTGTAGGCATAGGGGACCAGGATAACGGTGATGGTAAAGAGGATAATCAAGGCAGAAGATGAGAAGACAATGGCCTCAGCCTTGGCAACGTCTGCACAGGCAAGCTGGAGCACAAGGGGGATGTCACAGACATAGTGGTTAATGATATCGGGGCCACAGAAGAGCGGCTTGAAGATGTACCCAGTCAGTAAAGCTGAATTGGCAACAGAAGCCATATAGGCGGCTGCCACCAGTTGGACACGCAGACGTTGGGACATGCTGGTGTGGTAGAGGAGAGGGTGTTAGATGGCAGCAAATCGGTCATATGCCTTAATGGCCAGGAGCAGACACCCAGCAGTACCGTGGAGAGTCATGAGGGTCATCCGGACCAGGCAGCCTGCAAAGGAGGTGGACTGGCTTGAGGTGAGGAAGCTCTGCAGCAGCCTGGGGGTGTTTAACGTGGAGAAGGAGGAGTCTATGCAGGAGAGGACACTCAGCAAGAAGTACATGGGCGTGCGGAGCTGCGGGTCTGCGTGGATCAGGGTGATCATGGCCAGGTTGCCTGCGAGGGTAACTGAGTAGATGAACAGGAAGAGTGCCAAGAGGATGCCATGAGCCCTGCCTGCTGTGTGAGCCCCAGCAGGAGGAGCCAGGTGACGCGGGTGCAGTTCTTCGCTGTGGTGCCCCTGTCACTGCAGAGACACCAGGTAAGACATGCTTGTACCCTAGAGGCAGACCCTGGGGTCAGTGTCTGAAGCTCTTTCAATTCCCCCAGTATGGGCAGTGCTAGAGGAACTGGGGAGGGGACACTGGCATGAATTGATCACCTACTGTGAGTCATGTGCTAACTCATTTCCTAAACAGCTATTGAAACTTCATAATACTTTCTCACTTAAATATTATGCCCATTtaagtattcacaatagccaagacatggaaacaacctaaatgtccattgacagggggatggataaagaagatgtggtacatatatccaatggaatgttagccataaaaaagaacaaaataatgccatttgcagcaacgtggatggacctagagattatcacactaagtgaagtaagtcagagacagacagataatatacgatatcacttatatgtggaatctaaaatatgacaaatgaacttatctatgaaacagaaacagactcacagacatagagaacagacttatggttgccaagggagacagggcaaggggagggatggattgggagtttgggattagcagatgcaaactatggataatcaacaaggtcctactgtatagcacagagaactatattcaatatcctgtgataaactataatggaaaagagtatgaaaaagaatgtatatatatgtataactgaatcactttgctatatagcagaaattaacgtaacattgtaaatcaacaatacttcaataaaataaattgtaaaaatgtATAGAACATAAAAAAACATTATGTCCATTTATATTTACTGAGAGTATCAATTTGTCCAAGGCAAAAGAGCTAGTACATAAAGAACGTGGGATTAGAACTCAGTCCAAGTAACAATCATATGTCTATTATATAGTTataataattttctcttctcCAAATTTCCTGTTCCATGGAAAAATGGCATCACTAGTGAGTGTTGGAGGCCGGTATGTTGGTCCAGAGAGGGAATACATGAAAGTgttaatttgtaatttatttggGGGCAAAGGCTCCAACAGTACTAGTCCCCAAGGCCAGGGACACGGAAATCAGGCCTAATGTCATCATTAATATAAGGTGACCCAGTAGAGCAGTGGTTTCTCCCAGTGTTGTAGGTTGAATTGTATCTCTCAGGAAGatttgttgaagtcctaacccctggtacctgtgaatgttaccttatttgtaaatagggtctttgcagaagtAATCAAGTTGAATCATATTCGATTAGGGTGAGCCCTCAATCCactatgactggtgttcttataagaaaagaaaatggagacacaGGAGATGATatgggagaatgccatgtgaagacatgGATACAGATGCAAggtggccatgtg contains:
- the LOC136127014 gene encoding LOW QUALITY PROTEIN: olfactory receptor 5P55-like (The sequence of the model RefSeq protein was modified relative to this genomic sequence to represent the inferred CDS: substituted 1 base at 1 genomic stop codon); the protein is MLTPFKSDQPLHRGDWEKIGAQKQCTGHHSEELHPRHLAPPAGAHTAGRAHGILLALFLFIYSVTLAGNLAMITLIHADPQLRTPMYFLLSVLSCIDSSFSTLNTPRLLQSFLTSSQSTSFAGCLVRMTLMTLHGTAGCLLLAIKAYDRFAAIXHPLLYHTSMSQRLRVQLVAAAYMASVANSALLTGYIFKPLFCGPDIINHYVCDIPLVLQLACADVAKAEAIVFSSSALIILFTITVILVPYAYSLVTICRMHSLKAQSKALSTCASHLAVICLFYGTITFMYAQPSSHSSMEQNEVVSVFYTVIIPMLNPLIYSLRDKDVKPALKRGCLDMLPS